DNA sequence from the Alosa sapidissima isolate fAloSap1 chromosome 13, fAloSap1.pri, whole genome shotgun sequence genome:
AGCGCCTGCTTTCAACATGTTGAGCAACAAGTACCCTCAAGTTGTTTTTCTTGAAGTAGATGTACATGTCTGTCAGGTATGTTAGAAGGAGGagaattcattttttattaacttttatattaggACAGCAATATAATATTTGTATTGGCATAACATGGGTACAGGCCATATTAAAAACGTAACAGGTTAGGCCTAATTATTTGCCGATGGGCTTGTCTGAGTGGATCTTAGGGAACGGTCATTGAAATCCATTCAAGGGTTAGACAGAAAAATATTTTGGGCATATTTTACATTTAGGCTTGTCCAAGATTAAATAATGTCCTTATTTTTCAGGAGTGAATGTCCATATTTGGTAAAGGGTGCATTTGTGGTATAATCAAAGGAAATTATTTATGTTGGTATCTACAATAAGTAGGCAGTTGCATAAGTGGTAATTCTAGGACAGGAGAAACTTGGTTCTcggtgaaataaaaaaaaatatatatgtatgtatcagCATTGTAAATTGGGCCAAATGAGCAAAGTCTAGAATTGTGCATCCTGACTTTATGCCAGATTTCAATAATGTGAACTGCTTTGTCATGCTCTGTGCAATGAATGAACTCAAATGTTACAGGCCACTGCTGCTGCCAACAACATCTCTGCAACGCCCACGTTTCTGTTCTTCCGAAACAAAGTACGTGTTGATCAGTATCAAGGAGCAGACGCAGCAGGACTGGAGgagaaaataaaacagcatGTGGAAAATGATCCAGGGAGTAACGAGGACTCAGACATTCCAAAGGGATATGTGAGTATTTTGATGGAGTTTATTTAGGAATCCATGTGCTCTCCTTGAAGCAGTTAGTGGTCGTCGATAGTTGGTTGTTTTGGTTTTGTACAGTTCAGCTGCATATCGGACAGGAACCCATCATATGAATAAGTACTGATTCAACACATCCGCAGCAGTGGCAGCTTAGTGCACAGTGCTGGTATTTCACAGATGCTCTACATTTTAATATCAGTGATGAGCTGGGCCAGACAACCCTGGGTTATTGGTGTATTTATACTACATGAACTTTCCAGAATAATGGTCAACACAATGACGAGCAGAAGTAGAGGTGAAAGTGTGCCATTTTTATATTGTTTGCTGAGGTTCAGCGGGAAGTTCCAGTAGCACACTTATGGCTCAAGTAAACAAGTTCCAGTAGCACACTTATGGCTCAAATTGAGCTGGGTTCAACATTTAACTGAAATTCAACTCCTATTGTGTCACTTATCAGCATGGTCTGTGACATTTCAGTCTGAAATTACACTAGGGTGTTGGCAGCTGCACTTGAGTAATTGGTTGTTATTTAGTAACCGGATAGAATTCCATCAAATCATTCCTGTACATCACTGCTTTAGATACTGTTTTAGATTCCATCAAATCATTCCTGTACAGCACTGCTTTAGATACTGTTTTAGATTCCATCAAATCATTCCTGTACATCACTGCTTTAGATACTGTTTTAGATTCCATCAAATCATTCCTGTACAGCACTGCTTTAGATACTGTTTTAGATTCCATCAAATCATTCCTGTACAGCACTGCTTTAGATACTGTTTTAGATTCATGCTAACCTAGATAATTACAGATGACAAACCTGCAAgtgtatttgttttttctttccaaaATTTCCACTGTAGTTCACCTGGATTATTTTCTAACCAACATGTACCTGTTAGGTCTCAAGTGCTCATTTAGCTGTGCACGAGTTAAAATTAATTGCTTGTTTCAGATGGACCTCATGCCATTTGTAAGCAAAACTGGATGCGAGTGCCTAAATGAGAGTGATGACTACGGCTTTGACAATTGCTTAATCAAGGACACGTCTTTCTTGGAGTCTGACTGTGACGAGCAGGTCTGTATAATTTGTCCTTCGCCGTTTTTGAATAAAGGTACGGCAGTCATtgtctttattttcatttattaaatattatattatacatgCTTGTCATGTTAAAACGCACACCTCAGATCAGGTCTGGTAGTCCTGTCTAGATTTGTTCAAGGTACTAAAGCAAGGCATGGGTAGGTTGTACACACATTGATAAAAAGCTAAATATTTCCTATTCTGTATATGAGATCTGGTAAATTAGAAAAAAGACAGTCTGAATGTAGAAGAGGTATGGGCATTATCACAGAGTTTATTACATTGCCTCAGAGTAACAAATTCTTTTTGTGTTCTGTTATTTGCAGCTCCTCATCACAATGGCCTTCAGTCAGCCCGTGAAGCTGTTCTCCATGAAGCTCCAGTGCACTGACTTCGGTGAAGTAcctttctgtcttttcttttgaCTTCCTTTGTCAGCACTCAGATAGAATGAAGCGATGGAGATTCTGAACAGTTCTGTTAACATATTGTTGGTATTGACTGACATTTTGCAAAGCAGTGTCACATTGAACTATGGATGTATTTTGGATGTAGGGAGGCCATGTTGAAGTTACTACCATAATCATTATAGTTCTGCACTAattcgattttttttttttctccacaaaTGTTCTCTTCTCTATAGCAAATGCCCCAAAGTGTGTAAAGATCTTCATCAATCTGCCGCGCTCGATGGACTTTGATGACGCTGAACGGAGTGAAGCTACACAGAAACTGGAGCTCAGTGAGGACGACTACAAGGAAGACGGACTCATCCCACTGCGATACGTCAAGTTCCAGAACGTCAACAGTGTCACTGTACGTACCTACACCGAAATGTTGTGTCAACATAACCTCAGCAGAGATCTACATGCCACTCTACACATCAAGCAAACAGAACaaataataacataataatagTAGTCTATTATATTTTTCCATCAGGAAATAGCCACTGAACTCTCTGAATTATTTGGCAAGATGATATGTACTGTAATTTGTAATGAGCCTGGTTGAATTTCAGTACAACTTTTGTCATTTTCGAAAGACAAGGCTGAAGATTGTTGGCACAAGGATAACCTTCCCTTGCAATTCCTCTTTAAACTTTAAACACACTATTTCCGGCCTGCAGGCATGATTGAATGGTTTACTACATTTTAAAAGTGCCTTAGAACCATTGTCATgttatttcttacattttaAAAACTAGAATAAAGAATTAAGATCTATAGCCTGTATAAGGGTTtctcttagatagatagatactttattgatccccaggggaaattcaaggtctcagcagcatacatacaacacaaacacattctttaacagcagaaagagtaattaaagtatataatataaaaacacaactaagcagtaagggcagtagaagataaagaatatgctaaatatactaaaatacaaattatactaacacttaatacaatatataaaaatatactaaaatacaaattacaaaaatacaaattatactaacacttaatctaaatcaattctaaaaacagtatccacatagtggtgattaataaatcagaggtgcCTGCAATGACCGAGGCATCTTGACCATCTCTTCACCGCCACTGCTATTATTCTCACACTGGTTTCAGTTTGACAACATCTCTTGAAATATAATGTTTATATTGCCTAACTGATTATTATTGTGATATACCATACTTGCTTTGTAGAGCCTACTGACATTTACATGTCATTTACCAAGAACGTTAGACAAATGAGGCAGCAGACACCTCAGTTGTGGAGTCACTAATGAATCCGCTGGCTTCATATTTTGAGTTTGAACATTAATTATTGTCCAGACTTTAATCATTACATAGATGTTGCCATTTCTGCTTCAGGATGGTGGAAGGTGTTCTGTCTCAGATGGATTTTCATAAAATGAGGTACCAGATTAGATAAATGCCAGGCATATGGATTTGTCTGTCTGGTGCCTGAAGTAAGGCTTATTCTAGTTTGAACAGCCAGGCTTATAGCCAGGTAGGACAATCTGCAGTTCTACTTCTTGGTTATAAAATAGCCAGGAACAACATTTTAAGCAACAGGTGTACAAAATGCATTACATAGAGATGGAAAGTGTGCAGTAAGAAGATACTATATTAGACGAATGTTTCTGATAACAGTTTGTCTCTCCCTGTGTCCTTTATGTAATTGCAGCTATTCATAAAGTCAAATCAAGGGGATGAGGAGACGACGAAAATTAACTACCTGACTTTTATTGGAACCCCTGTACAAGCAACAAACATGAACGACTTCAAACGGgtatggaatattttttgtgtaCCTTTTTTTTGTGTACCTTTCGTGTCAACCAATAGAACTTATGTTATCACAAGGCCAAATGTGTGAAATTCATGGGATTATTGAGAACATCAACAGGGTTCCcacaggtcatggaatttctggaatgtCATGGAATTTTGATAGtctccagacatggaaagtcaagGAATGTTATCATATtcggggcaaagtcatggaatatcagggaattttgttgtagccgtttaaaatgtacttgccaaaatacattaagcctaatacaaatatatttccacacagaattggtggatatctggttattagctttacttgCTTTAGTGGTTGTGGTTAGCccaaatgtatttattcaatgcccatttattcatcttccGCTCTAAATAAGTCAAAGATTCTTGAACATTATTCTTGATTATctgctctgaaatctttggtcaGGATTTTGCACCATTCATtataggtcatggaaattcagttttttttttttcaaggaaagtcatggaattttatatTACATTATTGTTTAATCAATCAATTTTTATTTACAGCAAAATCCCCATGCAGTATGGTCTCAATACActttaaacaataaaaaaataataaaatgatcCAATAATCGAAACAAAGTCTCTAATTGGCTAATATCTGTGGTTGGAAGTGAGGAGCCAGCAGGCCCCTGGGTAGGCTATGGTGTAACTCCCAATGGTCCACCAATAGGTGTTCATGAAAAAAACAACCTGGCAACCCTCTGGGCCCCCCTAAGAGCCATGCCAGCAGAGGTCTGGCAACACAGATCAGTCCCAGTCCTAGTCCTAGCGATCT
Encoded proteins:
- the txnl1 gene encoding thioredoxin-like protein 1 isoform X1 — translated: MVGVKVIGNDSEFQPELTGAGSRLAVVKFTMAGCRPCVRIAPAFNMLSNKYPQVVFLEVDVHVCQATAAANNISATPTFLFFRNKVRVDQYQGADAAGLEEKIKQHVENDPGSNEDSDIPKGYMDLMPFVSKTGCECLNESDDYGFDNCLIKDTSFLESDCDEQLLITMAFSQPVKLFSMKLQCTDFANAPKCVKIFINLPRSMDFDDAERSEATQKLELSEDDYKEDGLIPLRYVKFQNVNSVTLFIKSNQGDEETTKINYLTFIGTPVQATNMNDFKRVVGKKGESH
- the txnl1 gene encoding thioredoxin-like protein 1 isoform X2, producing MLSNKYPQVVFLEVDVHVCQATAAANNISATPTFLFFRNKVRVDQYQGADAAGLEEKIKQHVENDPGSNEDSDIPKGYMDLMPFVSKTGCECLNESDDYGFDNCLIKDTSFLESDCDEQLLITMAFSQPVKLFSMKLQCTDFANAPKCVKIFINLPRSMDFDDAERSEATQKLELSEDDYKEDGLIPLRYVKFQNVNSVTLFIKSNQGDEETTKINYLTFIGTPVQATNMNDFKRVVGKKGESH